From Gossypium raimondii isolate GPD5lz chromosome 11, ASM2569854v1, whole genome shotgun sequence:
TTCTTTGCTTCCAAAGATTCTAGCAAATAATTCCAAAGAAAGACTGCCATTTAACTTTCATAAAAGCCAAgccaaagtcattttttaaattcaacaaGATCCACTCCACCAATGGAGCAGAAAGAAAATCTCCCCAAATCCTTGAAGGGATTACCTGCCTCCACACTTCTCGTGCAAAGACACAATCTCACAGGACATGAATAATAGACTCTTCAACCTTTCCTTAAGAACCAACCAAAGAAATCGTCTTACTCTTTGGGGACCAGTAAAGGACCAAGCGAGCTTCCATATGTTGTCTTCTGGATTGAGACTCATGCGTAAGAAAGTGATAAGCAGATTTGATAGTAAGTTGACCATGGTCAGACCATCTAGAGATCAGTTCCTCATTGCCTAATAAATGATTAGGAGGTGGAATGACCGCAATATAGGACAATATGCTATTATCCACAAAAAAGCTTAGAAAATTCCAATCCCAACTACAGTCAGTTAATGGAATCTCGTTTAAGGTtgtattcaaatcaatattcTCCATATGGTGACGAAAGTTTATTAATGGCCCAATCTCTGCGACACAATTATCAGCGCAAATCCTTATAAGACTTTCATCCTCAACTGACCAAGCCAGGTTTGACGAAGGATTGACCATACTTTGGACAAAGATATCCAAACAAAAGAGCACGATCTTCTCGAAATATCTTCAGGGCAAACCTCCATAACCTTTTATTTGGCTCTAAGGATCTTAACCCACAATGCTTGCTTACTAGTAAGAAGATTAAATCCCAGCTTAAGCAAAAAGGATTCATTTTGCTCCTTAAGATTCCGAATGCCAAGACCACCGTTGATGAAAGGTTGACAGTAGTCTGACCATTTAACAAAAGATATCCCATGCCTTCCTGTGTCTCTTACCCAAATAAAATCCTGTGCAATTCTTTCAATCTCGGCACAAATACTAACAGGAATTTTGACAGTTTGCATAAAGTAATTTGGTATCGCCATAAGAACCAAATGTGCCAGAGTAACTCTCCCTGCCGTGGACAACATTTTAACATTCCAACTGTCCAACTTCCTCCTGATTTTTTCCACTATAAACTTGAACTTGCTAGTTGTAACCCTTTGATGCAACAATGGCATGCCCAAAAAAAGCCAAAATCATTCGTCTCAATAAATCTCAGGATACTACAAATACCATCTTTTTCAAGTGGCCGAacatttttagagaaaaaaaccTCCATCTTGTTAGCATTCACTTTGTGACCTGAAACCGCTCCGAAAACATCAAGAACTTTCCTCACCATCCGTGTTTGATTCACATCCACTTTCATAAACAAGAAAAGGTCATTAGCAAAGAACAGATGCGATAAGGATGGGCcattttttgtattcaatataGGCCTCTAAGAATTATCCTCGACTTCTTTGTGAACAAGCTGACCCAATCTCTCCATGCATAGAACAAAAAGATATGGGGAGAGGGGGCACCCTTGACGGATTCCTCTCCTCGGCTTAAACCCCTCTGTAAGGCTTTCATTCCAAACAATCTACATAGATACAATAGAAATGCATTCCATGATGATTCTAGCAAAAGAGAAAGGGATACCTGCATCAACCAATGTGTCTTCGATGAAGTCCCATCTCAGTCTATCGTAAGCCTTTTCTAAATCCACTTTGATTGCCATCCACCCTTTCCTGCCCCTCTTGGTTCTCATTGAATGATTGACCTCTTGGgcaataataatattgttagTAATTTGCCTCCCTACAACAAAACTGACTTGGTTCCGAGCAATGAGTCTAGGACACACAAGCTTAAAACGGTTTGCAATGATCTTTGTAATAATCTTATACAAAATATTGCAATGGGTCAAAATTGGGATAAGGACTTCGGACTTTTGACTTTAGGGATAAAGACCAACAAGGTTTTGTTGACATTACAATCAACCGAACCACCTGCAACTATTTCCTGAATCCAAGGGCACACATCCTGGCCAACCGTCTTCCACTGGTTCTGGTAGAATAAGGCATGAAAACCATCTGATCTCAGGGCCTTTAGTGGACCCATACTAAAAAAAGGAATATGAATCTCATCAACGGTTACAACCCTAGCCATATCCTCCAACCCCTCCATATCTAACCTTGGAAAAATCCCACGCAAAGGAAACAACACATGCCTTTGGTCATTCAGAGagtacaatgatttgaaaaatgaaattgctTCATGTTGAAGAACTTCGTCATCAAAACACCAATCACCATCAACCTTTAAagcataaattttattgaagttCCTCCTTCTCAAAGTCTTGGtgtgaaaatatttcatattacaATCCCTTTGTTGGATCCATTCTATTCTAGATTTCTGTCAACATAAAGATTCTTCTTCATCAAGGACCTTTTCATACTCAATTCTTAGCTTCAATTCTAGATCCAAAAGAAATCTAGAACACTTTCTATTAAGCGCGGCTTGGATTTTTCCAATATGACGGGCTAGGCTTGCTTCCTTCTGCCAATGTGCCCATACACTTCCTTATTCCATTTTTGAAGCTCCACGGAAAGATTGCTGACACAGGTAGAGATCTCCTGTCCACAATTCCAATTCTCACGAACAAAATTTCTGAATGATGAGTGTTGAACCCAAGAGGCCAAAAAGCGGAAAGGCCGACTTGGTCTATTGACCATAGAGGAATCCTTTGAAAGCAAAAGCGACCTGTGGTCTGATTTCAAACGAGGAAGGTGAAAGACTAAAACATCTGGAAAAATTTGAAGCCAATCAAAGTTTCCAAAAGCCATATCCAATCTCTCAAATGTAGTCCCCCTTCTCCAAGTAAATTGAGGCCCCTTAAATCCAAGATCTTAAAGACCATCCACCTGGATAAAACTTTGGAACATTTACGTCCCGACGACACTGATCGTCCCCCTCTTTTTTCACCCGAAGATAAGTAGGCATTAAAGTCTTCCACCAATAACCAAGGCCCATTAACAGGACGagcaattaaaattaaacaattctACAAATCCCTACGCTTTCGCTTATCCGGACTACCATATACGAAAGTCACAAAAGCACCCTGAACCTCCATTTCATTCTTAATGTAACTATGAATAAATTGGGGGTTATTATTCAGCACTTGAATCTGAATTCCACTCCTCCAGCAGACCCAAACTCCCCCAGAAAATCCCTGTGCTTCGACTCTATAGGAAAAGTCAATACCAAGCTTGGCAATAATTTTTTCCGCCTTAGGACCACTAACCCAAGTTTCAAGGAAAACTGCTATCACAACTTCATGTTCCACAAAATAGTCATTAACCACCTTGATGAATTTGGGACTTGCACAACCTTGGCAGTTCCAAACAAAAATCTTAGGCAATAACATAGACAAAAATGGTAAGAAAAGCAACCCCACCTCACAGAGTGGTTATATACCATCCATTACCAGCTTGCTACCCTCCTTTGCCTCCGAAATGGAATTGGTAGCCACTCTTTCAATATCATCAACAATACGGCTCATTGCCTCCGAAATAGGTAGTCGCCTAGACCCTCGGCTCTTAAATTTGTTGCTCTTGCCCCTTAAggagattgattttttttaccaCGTTTGGGTATCCCCTTCGTATTAAGAGTTATCCCAGACACCCTCCCCGACACCACCTCCAGCTTTTTATTATTCCTCCATGCATCTTCTAGTCAGTTACGGTCTtgattttcaacaaaaatcacaGCCAAATGATTATCCTTGTTGAGCTTGGTTTTCAAAGCTTTTTCTATCACCAAATTAGAAGCAGGTGAATTTAGATGGACAGTACGCTTAtcaattagtgtaaaaataatggtaattataaaattacatattataataatattataatatgagataaaaataaactaaatacatTATATCGCACCTATTTACCTATCCAAACTCATCTTTAATGTCGATGGATTGCGCTGGTCGGTAGACTTTTCCTATGGAAGTTCAATAGCAGCAGGTTGTGTGAACGATTCCAAGTTACTTATGGGAATCGAGTCATTCCTGTTAGAACCCATTTCACCCCCTAAACTTGAGGCTCTTATGGGCCCGCCAGAATTAGTTGAAGAAATACCCATGACCTAGCCTCCCAAATTGACAAAGCCTGACCCTTTAACTATTCCACGCGGCCCAGCATCTTTCCCAGTCCCCATggtccaaaattaaattatcaacaCCTAAAGGTTCATCGTAAATGGACAGTCCTTTTCCCTTTGATTTAGCATTAAAACCAGATAATATTTTGCACAGCATCTATCCCATTGTTCCTTAAATTAAGCAGAACATTAAAATGAGATCCCATAAGGTTAGCACTTTCCTTAACATCCTTGCCAGAACCTTTACTCCGATCAACCTTCCTTAACCGTCGGTCAACTAACATCCAAGGGCCAAATTCCTTAGCTTCTTCATGATTAACCTTAGAACCACTGGAGCGTGTACCCAAATTCAAGTCAACATCATCTCCTATTCTTTCCTAAACATGCAATGTCGGGCATGACTCTTTCATATGTCCATAGTGGCCACACGTAAAGCAAACATTTGTAAGGGATTCATACTCTACCCTCTACACCCAACCATCCACTTTAATTTTAGAGACTAAAGGTTTATACAAGTCAACCATAATAGCCAGGCGAACAAACTTACCCCGCAGTGCACTTCCTGTGTTATCATCCAACTTGATGACTCTACCCACCATCTCCCCAATGGTTTTGATAACACTTTTCCTATACATAGACCCCGGCACACTTGGGAATCGAATCTAAACGAAAACACTCGACGGGAACGGTTGGCTTGTGGAGAAATATCTAGACCAAGTTTGCACAATAAGATAATACCCAAACACTATgcatagattttattaaatttttaattaagagtAGCATAGAttttatgcataattttattatctaattaatataaataaaataaattcagaaTATTGATTTAGGgcttaaacaaaatatttgtacttgaatttggttttattattgTTGACTCAACTCAAACTTAAACACAGATAATTCAAAGCTTGACTTCAAACATGAATTTAAGTTATTCTTTACTTGGTAAACGAGTTTAATAAGTAAATTTGAGCAGttcaatttttatctttttttttaatagactggttggattttattaaaaataaaacagagcCCAAAGATCTGTAAAGGTCCAAAACACACAACAATAAactttagatattaaattttaatcttagtTTGAGTTTTTCGATTTGGAATTAGGGTGTTTTTAGTGTTGTCAATTTATGTTATATCCAAAGCATTTCCTGCCAGTTTCCTTCAAATTCTGCCATTGAAGCTTTGATCTTCTTCCCCATAATAGATGCCTCCATAGAGTTGTGCAGCAGTCTAGAACCAATTTTCCAACTCCTGATGTAATTTCCAGATTAGAAAAGGATTAAACGTGTATACTAATATTGTAGAATTCAACCTTGACCattcaatatttcataaatatattcaaCCCTTCATCCTTGTAACATCAACAAGATGTCTTCGCATTCTCTTCCGATATCTTCCCTTCTGGCCCTCTTCTTTCTCGTTGTCTTAACTAGAGTTCCGACGATTTTATCCATCGACGATCTGCAGTTCTTGGTATGCAGGAACCTCACCCTATGCTACGGAATAactaaatgtttatttatttttatttgttttagggTAATGTATATATTCTTCTTCCAAACCTCATAATCTTGGTTTCTGTTGAATATTTAATGTTGGAATTGAAGAGTATCCTCTTTATTGATTTTTGCTGTATATTGTATTCACAGGGTCGAATTCCAAGTTGCAGCTGAATCTAATCATAGGTATGAAACAATTTAATGGGTCATAATTAacaaaagttttattattcctTGCAAAATTctgtttattaattaatattcgATGTCTATTGAAAACAAGATaattttttaggaaattttcaaaaattgcaaGTAATGGGGcgattatataatttattaacaacGTGCGAATTTTATTCACTAacaacatatgaaatataaatataaattatattaattgattttgtttttgtgaaattaattgaTGTGGAGACTGTATTAAtcttcattcatatatataacaGGATTGACAGTTGGTGTAACCGTTGTTACTATTGTATTAGTAAGCTTCATTGTCTTgaggttcaaaagaaaatcATGGTCAAATCATCCCCGCCAAGGAGACAAAGCAACAATTGAAgcctttataaaaaattttggttcatcTGCACCAAAGCGATATTCTTATAgagaaatcaagaaaataacaaataaatttcagGATAATTTAGGTCAAGGAGGATTTGGCAaagtatacaaaggaaaaatgtCTGATGGTCGTTTCGTGGCGGTTAAAGTCCTAAATGAATCTAAGGGAAATGGAGAAGATTTCATGAATGAAGTAGCTAGTATTAGTAGAACTTCTCACGTTAATATTGTGACTTTACTTGGTTTTTGTTTCGAGAGATCGAAGAGAGCTTTGATTTATGAATTCATGCCTCATGGATCTTTGGACAAGTTCATTTATAGTCAAGGATCAAATAATCAAAGTCGTCGATCGGAGTGGAAAACTTTGTACGACATTGCACTCGGCATTGCTAGAGGACTCGAATACTTGCATCAAGGTTGCAACACAAGGATCTTGCACTTCGACATAAAACCTCACAATATCCTTTTAGACAAGAAATTTTGTCCCAAAATATCAGATTTCGGTCTATCTAAATTATGTGAAAGAAAGGAGAGTATAATTTCCATGGCTTGCGCAAGGGGAACAGTTGGATATATTGCTCCAAAAG
This genomic window contains:
- the LOC105803598 gene encoding PR5-like receptor kinase, coding for MSSHSLPISSLLALFFLVVLTRVPTILSIDDLQFLGNVYILLPNLIILVSVEYLMLELKRSNSKLQLNLIIGLTVGVTVVTIVLVSFIVLRFKRKSWSNHPRQGDKATIEAFIKNFGSSAPKRYSYREIKKITNKFQDNLGQGGFGKVYKGKMSDGRFVAVKVLNESKGNGEDFMNEVASISRTSHVNIVTLLGFCFERSKRALIYEFMPHGSLDKFIYSQGSNNQSRRSEWKTLYDIALGIARGLEYLHQGCNTRILHFDIKPHNILLDKKFCPKISDFGLSKLCERKESIISMACARGTVGYIAPKVFCRNFGGVSYKSDVYSYGMMVLEMVGGKKNIDVGVSQTSEVYFPSWIYEHIDQSMNLNLKRVIAEEEEEITRKLIIVSLWCIQHDPCDRASMTKVLEMLQGSLQSLVIPPKPFVSSLLRSPVINE